GGGGGAAGAGATGGTTCCTGCAGGTAACTAGTTTGTACTAAAACACTAGTTGGTTTTCAACCACTATACTTAAATATGTGGCACTTTATTATTGGCTGGGAAAGGATTAGACTATCATCCAGTAAATCTTGATAAGCATCCATTTCGCCATTCTtctcaaactgaaatgtttccatCAGTACCAATCTACATTtagagaggcaaagtaagaaaaatttgAGGTCTTAGTCTGGTTTaagatttactttgtatattttgatgtgatgttgaTAACTTGTGCCTTACtggtttaatattttaatttgtcaTTAAGTAATTCTGACCCCCATACTTACCCACAACAGAATTTATATTGACAAAAACAGCTTAAAATCAATATTACCTgttgaaattatattttaaaaaattaaattctgccaagcccagGATATGTTTTGCACCTTAATCAGGTGATTAGTTATACTTCATAAAAGTATAACTAGTTTCTTGTGTAAATAGCAACTTTTTTCAGAAAATTCAAAACTGTAAATGGCAAAAATATCAAATGTCAGTGTTTTTGCAGAGAATGAATTTTACAgttaaacctagaccatctcaaGGATGGAATGAATCCTTGAAAGTAACATAAGTAATGTTACTCAATTTCAAGGACAAAATTTTGCAAgtaaggtaactttttttttttaaatatacccccccccccccaaaaaaaattttctctaaggtggggaggggggggacctAGTTAAAATCCATGTGGAGGTATTTTCACAATTTCTATGCCCTCTGAAATATACTTCTAGCCATGTGTAAGTCACTATCTAATCTCTTGTACTCTTTACAGCAATACAGCCCTCTGCTTGCTGCCTTTACTACCCAAGGTCAATCTGAGCTGACTCTGTTACTGAAGATTCAGGAGTACTGTTATGACAACATTCACTTCATGAAAGCCTTCCAGAAAATAGTGGTGCTCTTTTATAAAGGTAACTAAAGCTTTAAGGTTGCAGAATGTAACTGTTTGCAATGACTTCCAGTTCTTAACTTGGAGCTCTGAAAAGCTAATTTCTGACCTGTGGCAAATGAAATTGTCAAGATTCTCTGCAGTCAGTTAATTGGTAGCTGAAATTCTGGTGCTTGCATGCCCATCTATACAAACCATGATATCTTTGTCAATTGAGGTAAATTGCTAAACTGCAGTGATGAGCAAGGGCCTCTGTCTCTGATGTAGTTAGCGAGGGGAGTTTTAATGTCAACTACTCATCTTTGGCTGGAGTCTGGGCAAGAATGCACCATGGCTACTAATCAGATCAGTCTCGCTTCTATACAAAGATAACTTAAGGTTTTCCATCTATTAATAGCAAAAACATATATTGGTGTATGGGGAAAAGAAACTTGAGCCAGTTTTCTGGCAAAAGCTGTACAGATTAGCCAGCCAGAACCTCTTCTGGTTTCTGTACTGTTTACAAGCATCACCATTTGTCTCTTTCCATAAGTTTGCTCACTCTGCACTAAGACAAAATGGTTTTCTACTTCATCTTTGCCATATGGCTGCATGATGGCACTCCAGGGACAGGGCTGCTATAGATCTTTCTTACCCACTTCACAAACAGTAACATATGGATGACAAACTGTCTTTCTGAGAGTAGATAAACAAAAACAGGTAGGATATGGAGTCAGTTCCTTTTGTGGGAACTTAACTGTTTACTGGCTAAGTTCTAGTCTCAGAGGAGACTGCTTTAAGGATGCAATTTTCCCTAAATATAAATCTTGAAACTTGGTCTCCAATATAGTCTCAAGTTGTTAGCATGACAAACAAGAGCAACTGACTAGTCACATGACTGTCAAATACAGACTTCACTCACCACCTACTGCATCTTTCAGAAAAAACTTTATTTCCTCTGTCACCTTTAATGTTAACAAATGGTGACTTTGGTGTATACCACAGACATGTCTGTCAAACTCCACAAATGAGTACTCAGTTTAAACGACCTTGTTCCTAGTAATGTGTAGAATGGGGAGCCTTAAGGGAATGAATATATTGGGGAAGAGCAGTGAAGGGTGACCATGGGACATGGCTGCCAATAAGGGGTGGCTGGGAGAACCTAATAAGCTAGCCCTCAAAGCAGTATGTTGGCACAGACTACTTCCACAATAACTCTGCCTTGGCATGTCTTAAACAGCTGAAGTTCTGAGTGAAGAACCCATCTTGAAATGGTATAAAGATGCACACCTTGCAAAAGGAAAGAGTGTTTTTCTGGAACAAATGAAAAAGTTCGTGGAATGGCTCAAGAATGCTGAAGAAGGTAACTAAACAATTACCGTGAAACTTTAGTTTGAAGTTAAACAATGAGAATGGATTTAGTAGTTAGTGCGTCTCCTCTTGTCTGCACCACTGTGATGTCTCCCTgtgtagcctctctgtgcctcctgccagctaattaaaccatccccaatgaGTGGCAGTGGCTCTATTGtggggagagcatctcctgctgacagtactgttcacaccagtgcttttgttggtgaaacttatgctGGTCAGGGAGGGGTTCCCCCCCCACTTGCCTGACaaaaagtgctagtgtagccTGCCTGATACTTAATTTTGAAATTGTGGGGTAGAAGTTCCTTAATGATAAGCTTTTAACAAAGCAGGGTGGATAGAGTCTTTCATTAAGCTTTGTTCTTCCTGATTGCTTTCCAACTGGGAAGATTGGATGTAGGCAACAGAATCTGATCCCAACCCTGTGTAAAACTTCCACAACATGGTGGCTGTCTTGAAACTGCTAGCTGCCATTTAAAAGCTCAGATACCATAAATTAAACAGCCTAGTTAGTAAACAGTGGCTGCCTTGGTAGGCCAATGAGACTAGGCTCAAGACTTATCTATTGGGGGCTCCTCTAGGTGAAAGTCAAGTCGATTTAATACTAACTCCTTGTACAGCATTTAAATTCACCAGACTTGCTGATTTGTGTATAATCTTTAACTCATACCTAAATGACTGTAGAGTAGTTGTCCCAAAAGTACTGTTGTCATGCTAAAGTTTACTGTAGCTTTGACTCTATGGAGTTGAAGTGCAAAGTACAGGGTTTTTAGGCTGAGCTGGCAGTGTCCAGCTGTCTTGTATTATAGGTTTATGTTGCACAGTCCCATCtcctaattaattttttttcttttcagagtcTGAGTCAGAAACTGAAGAAGGTGACTGACTTGTGAAACTGTCCTCAGTAAAGCAAACAGGAGCTGTAGATAAATGTCATGTCTTGTGTGTCCTTTTGGTTCTTACATCCTACCTCCCTGTATCAAGCATGATACAAGGGCTCTCATGGCaaatttattttaactgttttctATAGTTATTGAAGATGCtggttttagtttttaaaaccatgttttaAGTAGCTTACAGGAGCTATAGATTTGACTAACATTGCATTAGTCCTTTCAGTTATATTCTACCTCCTGTATTTTCTACTGTAATAATGTAACTTAAGGCCTTCCACAAAAATCATTTTATCTTGGGTTTTCTATATAAACATTTACAAGCAGTCATGATTTGGTAAATGAGATTTGTTATGGAAATTCTGTTTGCAGATTAAACCATACAAGTATCAACTCAAAAGGccatggaggggggagggtgtgaTTTGGCATGAAACATGAGAAATTGTACTAACTGGTATAGAAAGTCCACATTAATGGAAATAACTTCTCCATGCAAGTCTCTTGATTTCACAAGCACTGACTTATACAGGTATGTATTCTCAAAGTAATACTCTAAACAAAAGTCTAGCCAATACTTGAGGGCTGCCAAAAGAGCCTAAGAATTTAAATTTGTTGTTTCTGCACAATGTTTAGCCCTGATTTTTGCCATTTGAGTGACctggtgggtgaaattctgtagtaaaactttttttttccccctcaccaaGCAAAGGAAGCAGGCATTCTGAGCCTACTGGCTATCACATGCCTGTTATGTATGTTTAAGACTATTAAACTTGCCCTTGAAAGTTTTAATGCCATGTATTCTTATTGGTTATGGATCAATGGACTAGAACTCACTATCAAATTGAATGATTAACATCTAAGAGTAAAGGGGTAGACCAAAAGGTCAAAGTGTGGCTGACAATTAGCAGTTTACCATTAGTAGAAAATTACAATTCAGTGGAGTGCAATAATGTAGTGGTACTGGGTTGGTTAGTTTTAACTGTCATTTAAGGTGCCTACTGCTCAGGGTGTTCCACTGCTTATGATTTTTGCTTCACCTCAACCCAAACCCCTTTCCCTTAGCTCTTCTATAATGTTAAATGCATGGCCATTAGAAGGTAGGATTAAAAGATACTGTGCACAGGCATCTTGTAGCAATAGGCTTACTAATGCTAAATGCtgccagagtttaaaaaaaaaactgctaaaCACTGAAATGTCATCACTTTCTCAGGACATCCTTGTTGAATCAAGAATAGGGAGAGACCTTTGTTAATGTTGAAAATCCATTTTGGAGTAATGTTGTCATAACAATGAAAAGAATACTAACTGATCCCCTTGTGAATGAAGTATTTGTTAAATGAGTGATCTTGGTAGAACTTTGGTGCACAAAATGTATTCAATAGGTTTCTACTGTAGTGATCTGCTTCCTTTGTAACTTGTCttctaaagacttttttttaaataaagtccaTCCTTACACTTAGGGGGTTTTGTTTTGCCAAAACCAAGCTGGCTTGTGCTGTGGTGTAAACCTTGTTTTACAAAAAGTCATTCAAACCTGAATCTTCAGATATTGCACTCTAATTAGAGTCCAGGAacctttgtctagcttcacccTCTAAAATGAAATATGCTAATAACTAGAGGTACAGCTTCCTCAGCATAATAGTGAAGCTAGATTAGTTTACAGGAGGTGTTAGATGTATTTTAGTCTACCTACCTCACCTGCTCATATTAATATTGTCCCAGCTTTTGTTAACTGAagtttattctgatttttttttgtacctTCTAAATCATGAGTCTTCCTTGCTCTTGCACAAAGAATTGGTTTAAGGGCTTATCACTATACACCTGGTAAAACTACACTAATGCTTAAACTAGCACCTTCCCTGTGTAGATGAAGGTTTATTAGTGTATTCAAACTCAAAGTACTTGACCATAGACAAAACACAGGCAGTCAAGAACCACTTTGGCTGCATAGAAGCCATTTCAAGAAGCTTTATTGAAATAAACTTAAGTGTTCAAATAAGAAACATGGTCATGATACAAAATGACATTTACAAAGCTAACTGTACAAAATAAATACTTGTTTTGTTGACTGACACAGTCTATAATCTGCTCTGGAGAATTATAAGTGTAGATTTTACTTATTTTCCTGCTTTAGAGCAGAAAAGAAAGGGTGGGTCAAGGCCTCCTGAAGAGTAATTCTTTTGGCTGGGTCATACTCCAACATTTTTTGAATGAGGTCAAACAGATTCTCATGGTCCAAATCTTGACAGAGCATGAACTCctggaaggggaagggagaaagtcAGCTGAGAAACTTAACAATTTTTCTTTGTGGGAAGAAGTCAACTCTTATCAACTCTTACCTTGAGTGGTTTACAACGTCTTGAAACATATCTACCTGCAGAACTATGTTCATCCCAGTCCAATTGGTTATGGTGGAAATACTTGCGCTTCCTGTAGAGTAAGAATTGTTTGAAGCAATCACAAACCAATGTTCTGGAACAGTAATATGACCATAAACTCAGGCATCTATAAAGAAAACTAATCCTTTTGTAAGAGGCTAGACATATGTAAGTAATTACAAGGTCCTGAGGTATCTGTGCCCCTTAGACACTTGTATGCATTTTCCCCAATCCTAGTAAAGCCAAACAGTGCTGTTCTCTGCTTTACTAAACTATCTAGATTAATCAATACATGAACTGGAACTTCAGATGAAATTGGATTTTAAACCAAAACATATTACAGAAAGAAGAAAGGTTTAAGTATAAATTAATTACCTGGTTTTCTCTATCATGTGAATTGGTAAAGGCCCCAGTATTCTCTCCATCATTGCCAAATGCTCTTTACTATCATGTGTCTAAAAGAGTAAGAGTGTTGAACTTTTAAACAGATTAGGGGATGGTAATTCACCAAGAGACGTTAAGGTATTTTCCCCCCCAAGTTAACAGCAGAAAACACATTTAGTATATTAATCCACACATACAATTATCAAAATAGGAATCAGAAAACTTGACAACTGTACATTCTGGGTTTTCACTGATCAGAAGCTTATTTGTAGGTGTCAACTTCCACAAATCATTTACAGCTAAATGTTATCGCAACACTTCCCTCACATTGGCAGATTAAGTTCTAAAATACCACTATCAGCCTTCAGTACTAGAATTTGAGATGGTGGTGGGCTGTTTTAGGAGAAGCTATATGTTTTTATCTAAACTTACAAACATTCAGAATCCCACCCATCTCTGATATTAAACACACTTTCAAGCAAGGCTGAAGtattaaagctttttttaaaagctacctTCTCTCCATAACATCTTGTTCCTACTACAAGCAAATCCAGGAGACTGGCCTTTTTTGGGCCATTTCTAaaacacatttcattttaaacatagcTTGCttcaaaatcattaaaataaagcTCACAGTTGAAATAGATGCATTGCTCCTTGGCAGTGCCCCAGTAAAACTTTATACCTGCTAAGACTTGGACCTCTCTAAGCAGTGTACCTAAACTATTGCAAGGGAAATAGAACcaggggagggctagctcagtggtttaagtattggcctgctaaacgcaggcTTGTGTGCTCAATCCTTGGGGGGCCCATTtacagatctggggcaaaaatctgcttagggattggtcctgctttgagcagggacttggactagatgacctccttaggacccttccaaccctgatattctatgaactctgGGACTGGAAATTAAAGAGACCACAAACTGTTTTacttgttttcagttttaaagctACATATTTTAGTTACTGATTTAGGATCTTGAATCTATTTGCTGAAGACAAGACAACTTTTCTGATCCATAAGTAACATACAGTGAGAACAAGCtagttttggggatttttttaaaggagcaaaaTATTTACTGCTATGTATCAATAACTATGTTGGTGGTATACTATAATGTGCCTACATAGGCACGGAGAAGCTTCACAGTGAACAGGGGTCATATCTGTGCCGCTGTTATTTCTCTTCATATTGCCATTACAAAACAAAAGGACAAATTGTTTCCAACCATCAGAATGTCTATAGAAAAGTATTTCCCCCCATTCTCTCCCCCTCACTCTGCATATAAAGAATTTTCATAGTTACCTACCGGAAATACTGTGAATCCAAGGTAATACTCTATGAGAATACAGCCTATGCTCCAAACATCACAAGGCTGTGACCATCCCAGGGCTGTCAAGAAGAAGAAACATGCAAAGTTCATACCCAAGAGCAATACCCATTTTAAGAGATATTAAGCAGTTAATCTACTCCCAAGTGATGTTGTAGAcagattaataaattaaacaactTTATATCCATTATACTATGATGGCAACTGAAAACAGTTCTCTTTCTAGCAAGTAAATGGCGTGCGGAATAGAAATCCCGTGTAAGTTTGCCAAAATGTTAACTATCATATTGTAAACACCAACTCTAGAAAAAGCAAGTACCTTGGTTTGAAAATGCAAACTGACCTCAAAAAAATGCTGCATATCAGAATCACTACTTAGGGCAATAATGTGACAAAAAGGTGCTTCAGAATTAATAAGCACTGCAGACGAGTAGAAATTAAAGTATAATACAATATTTCCAAATAAGCTGGTTTGAAGttaaaaaagtgttttctgaCCTAAAATAACTTCTGGAGCTCTGTAATGTCTTGTAGACACCAGTGTACTGTGATGTTCGTCGTCATATGTTGCACTTCCAAAGTCCACAAGTTTGATGTCTGGATTTTTTAGTGTCCGTTCATCACgtttctaaaatgaaatatacaccATTAAATATATGAACAGAATAATCCCGAAAAATATGTTGTAGTGAGAACAATTTGAAACTACAGATTTACCAGTTTGGGGTTATACTCTTCTACATAGTCAGActtcacaaataaaatattttcaggctTCAGATCTGTATGAGTCAATTTGTTCAAGTGTAAAACTGCAAGAGAAAATGAAAGTTATCAAACCATTTAAAAGATAGTAATTTCAacaactgaaaaatattaaacataCTTACAGTTTACAGATTTGCAAATCTGATATGCCATCTTCCTAATGTGGTCAAGCcgaaaaggcaaaaaactattctctTTGATAAAGTCGTAGGTACTAAGTCCCAGTAGTTCAAAAACAATGCAAACATGACCATGATGTTCAAACCATTCCAACATCTGTACACAGCgactgtaaacaaacaaaaaaaaaaacacctagtaAGATGTACTGTAATAGACATACAGCAGATATGCAAGTGTTATAAATGCTGATACTGTGTTCATAAATGGCTGTATTTGACCTGAACAGTGAGTATGGAGTTATAATCCCAGTATATAGTAAGATTTTCCTGTATGAATGTACTGTTCTAGCTTAACTGGGAGCTAGAAGAACTAAGGAGAAGGCAACACAACAATTCCAGATAAGCAACCTCCCAGCTAACAGGGACAACCACAAGCCAACTGCACACTTCTAAGCTCCAGTTCAAAGTGACATAGCCCAGAGGTCTGGGTCCTCCTGGGAGGCTGCAAATGAGTGAGAACAGAACTCCAGGGTCTAAgccggggtgggcaaattttgtggcccgagagccacatctgggaatcgaaattgtatggcaggcaaTGAAtggtcacaaaattggggttggggtggagggttgggatgcagggggaggctcaagggtgcgggctctgggcagtgcttaccttaaGCGGCTCCCAGAAGAAGTGGCATGTCCCTTTTCCGTCTCCTACATGGCAGCGCAGCTAGGtgactctgcacactgccccgtccgcaggtaccgcccctgcagctcccactggccaatgggagctgaggagggcAGAatgcagagcggagccccctggctgcccctacgcataggagctggagggggggccatgccactgcttccaggagccacgtgaAGTGGCCCTGAGCTGCAGCGGGGAAAGCCCCAGCCTCCACTCCCCAGTGGGAGTcagagggctggattaaaatggctggcgggacatagtttgcccacccctggtctaagcaTTAAAAAACCAGATCCGTTGAGGCAATCATGGTTAGTACCGGGGGGGCTGCTACAAAAGACCTGGTCTGAGTCTGTGAGAATCATGTGATTCCACTCTGAGCCAGATAGTGCTTACTACAGGCCAGGAAGGGGGATCAGAAGGGGTGTCAGAGGTGCATTTCACCCAGCAACTGTAAACTAGTCAGTAGAGTTTACACAAATAGAAATAATTTTGTAGAGGACCAGAAGTATACATAATTAAATAGCAAGTAAAAACATGGTCCCCTACTCTGAAGGGTTTAAAATCTAGATTAATAATGAGATAGGACACTGGGGAAGATAATAAACATGGGAGACGAAGGAATTACAAGAATAAAATTACTGGATTATTTAGGCAGTACAGTGTCAATGTAATACTAAAATTACAATTATGGTTTAAAGAAAGTCAGAGGAATTTTAGAAAGGAGTCAAAGGAATGAAGAAATcctaaaaccaaaatattttccattctaaTTCTATACTTACAATGTGTTCTTGGGATCTGATGCATTTAAATGCTCCAATACCTGTATTTCTGAACGAGCTGCTTCACAATATCTATCAACATTTTTTACTATTTTCACTGCTACGTGTCTACCTTCCCTGTAAAATAAAGTTTTTGAATCGTTAGACAACTGCAGAACTATAATTACAGCATACCGTAACACCCCCCCATAAGTTTCCTTTACAGCAGAATTCAACTGCAAAACTCCCAGTTAACTAGCAAATGATCAtcataaataatgtttttaaaaatagtgcttttcatccttaAAACTAAATTCATGTTAAATTTCATACATTCAGACACAAAACTTAATTTTTCCCCACTGCTAATTTTCATTGTAATGTGTTAAATATGCCCAATCATAAATTATGTTGCACCTGTGTTAGTTTGATTTTATCCTACCACTTTATTTTTATAGTCTTTATGTTATGTACTAAAACAGTCATGTGGGTTCAACATGATAGCAAGTTACAGACTATATAcagctctctctctgtcccatgtTAGTGTTGGATAAAAGTTTGATATACTAAGATGTGGTGTCTGTCAGCCATCTTAAAACTTGGGATAGTCAGACATTGAAAAGAAATGTAAATCCAATGTCATAAGTGGGTAAAAAATTACATTCTGAAGTGAgatatttgcaaatgaattatGTAACCATTAAGACTGTAGACTGGATTACACAATCAGATATAAACAGGTGCTATTGCCTGTCAATTATGCAGTCCATTAATTGAATGCAAATTTATGTATTCTTGATTTAGCAAGTGCTTATTATATACAGGTAATCCAAATATTAAATCGGACTGCACCTTCATAAACAGTAACCTTGCAACTGTGTGCTAGAATAAACTTTTAAATCATGCTATTTATTGTTCTGTAGATAGGAGAGATACTCAGATATGCACATGAGCAACTCTCAATGACTCATAATGGAAGTCAAGTACAGACAGCTGTAGCATAATTTGATCCTCTAACTGGTGACAGTTGAACTGTAGTTTCCCTGTATCAGTGCCATTATATATAAATAGAAAAGCAATTAGTACAAAGACAGTCAAGAAATAACTAACCCGAAAAACAACAAATTTAAAGGGCCAAATAAAATTTGAATACATATTTACTACAAATGCGAAACCATTTTGTAAACTAGGCCAGGCTGGCATGGACAAGAAAGTTACATTTATAAGAAAAAATGACTTACGCCTTGTGATCTATGCACTCCACAACTTTTCCAAAAGCACCTTCGCCCAGAGTAGCAATAATTTCatctaaaagagaaaaaaaatctcaatcaaAGAAGTAGTGACAGTCTAATTAGTTATTCACAAAACTAAATTCTATCAATGCAGATTAATCTAGGCTGTGCCTCTATAAAAGTGTAACTAAACATCTCTAAGCTAGAATATTTATTCTATTGAACAACTCATCAAAACAGTTATAGCTATGTCATTCCAAATTTCATTAACTATTTTGGAAAATGAGTATCAATGTTTAATTTctagagaaagaaaaataatccccccacaaaataaaaaaaataaaaataaaaaaataaaaatgaaataaaatcgagaaagaaagaaaatacttcCAAAGCCCCTGACATCTTATTCTAAAAGAAATTATTCTATCTGAAAAGTTaataaattttgaaaaatattctatACATCTTGCACTTAGTACGTCTCCACTCTGACAGATCAGGTGACCCTCCTCATCATCCTCTACACTCCTGGATCTTTTCCTTCGGTGACTCTTCTGGAAACGGCATGTGGGCGGCACCAAGATCATCCAGCCAATCAATAAACCCGAGTGAATTCAGGGCAGAATACGAAATTCATTCAGCGGGGAGATATTCAGGCATTCAGATACGCGCCAGGCCACAAACGGTTGGCAGGAGCAATTTCAAATTCAGTCCCCAGAAATTCACAGGGCACATAGTTTATGTTACAGGAGAAAAACATGGCAAGGAACAGATTTTCAGATAAGATACTCAAAGTGGCAACAAAAAATTACAACacaattgtttttttcttttaaaaaaaatggttcacTTGAAGCACTGA
The sequence above is a segment of the Trachemys scripta elegans isolate TJP31775 chromosome 11, CAS_Tse_1.0, whole genome shotgun sequence genome. Coding sequences within it:
- the CLK1 gene encoding dual specificity protein kinase CLK1 → MRHSKRTEYPDWDEKESWDSRQCSSSHKRKKRSHSSARENKRCKHNHSKVSDSHHSEARSINERDHHDRRYIEEYRSDYSQVYENGHHHRDHENGYHNHSSKSSGHSGRSSYKRKHKTYHSASHHHSQMKSHRRKRSRSVEDDEEGHLICQSGDVLSARYEIIATLGEGAFGKVVECIDHKAEGRHVAVKIVKNVDRYCEAARSEIQVLEHLNASDPKNTFRCVQMLEWFEHHGHVCIVFELLGLSTYDFIKENSFLPFRLDHIRKMAYQICKSVNFLHLNKLTHTDLKPENILFVKSDYVEEYNPKLKRDERTLKNPDIKLVDFGSATYDDEHHSTLVSTRHYRAPEVILALGWSQPCDVWSIGCILIEYYLGFTVFPTHDSKEHLAMMERILGPLPIHMIEKTRKRKYFHHNQLDWDEHSSAGRYVSRRCKPLKEFMLCQDLDHENLFDLIQKMLEYDPAKRITLQEALTHPFFSALKQENK